The following proteins are co-located in the Dyadobacter chenwenxiniae genome:
- a CDS encoding sugar kinase, with the protein MAQIVSFGEVLMRLSTPGFSRFEQARQLNVTYAGGEANVSTALAYWGHHTAHVTRFPDSPIGRAAAQYLHFHGVDVSHIIYGGPRMAVYFLETGAALRGSQIVYDRANSSLAEIDPKEIDWDSILKDAKWFHWAGITPALSQGAADALLDGIKVARKYGLTVSGDIFYRANLWKYGKKPSDILPDLTAGTDIVIANSENIKEIFGIEGSDFSESCVNLQKAYPQIKAVVDTKRTSISASHNLLRAYLWNGTALLETADIEINPIIDRVGGGDAFIAGLIHGLITFNDQQKALEFGVAASALKHTIEGDALISTIQEVEAIRQGETSGRIKR; encoded by the coding sequence ATGGCTCAAATAGTTTCTTTTGGAGAAGTCCTTATGCGGCTTTCTACACCAGGTTTTTCCCGTTTTGAACAAGCACGTCAACTAAATGTCACTTACGCAGGTGGAGAGGCAAATGTCTCCACGGCGTTAGCTTATTGGGGGCATCATACGGCGCACGTAACCCGGTTCCCCGATTCGCCGATAGGGAGGGCTGCGGCGCAATATCTTCACTTTCACGGTGTTGATGTTTCTCATATCATTTATGGTGGTCCCAGAATGGCCGTTTATTTTCTGGAAACCGGCGCAGCATTACGTGGCAGCCAGATCGTTTATGACCGTGCTAATTCATCATTGGCAGAAATAGATCCGAAGGAGATTGATTGGGACAGCATTTTGAAAGATGCCAAATGGTTTCACTGGGCAGGAATTACGCCGGCGCTTTCCCAGGGAGCTGCGGATGCACTTCTGGATGGAATCAAAGTGGCCAGAAAATACGGACTAACCGTTTCCGGGGACATTTTTTACAGGGCTAACTTATGGAAATACGGTAAAAAACCATCCGATATCCTGCCTGACCTCACCGCCGGGACCGACATTGTCATCGCAAACAGCGAAAATATTAAGGAGATTTTTGGCATAGAAGGAAGCGATTTTAGCGAATCCTGCGTCAATTTACAAAAGGCATATCCACAGATTAAGGCGGTTGTTGATACAAAACGGACGTCCATCAGCGCCTCCCACAACTTGCTAAGGGCTTACCTTTGGAATGGAACAGCGCTTCTGGAGACTGCTGATATTGAAATAAACCCTATTATCGACAGAGTAGGTGGCGGAGATGCATTCATAGCCGGTTTGATCCACGGATTGATTACCTTTAATGATCAGCAAAAGGCCCTTGAATTCGGCGTAGCAGCTTCGGCATTGAAACACACCATAGAAGGGGACGCACTGATTTCCACTATTCAGGAAGTTGAGGCGATCAGGCAGGGAGAAACTTCCGGCCGCATTAAGCGTTAA
- a CDS encoding bifunctional 4-hydroxy-2-oxoglutarate aldolase/2-dehydro-3-deoxy-phosphogluconate aldolase, whose translation MDKETTLKLLNQVGVLPLFYHSDIEIAKEVINASYRGGARAFEFTNRGENAFTVFNELVAYTKESLPGLSMGIGTIYDAETAQKFIDAGTDFVVTPCLNPAVGYACAKANIPWIPGVSTLTEIYNAQQAGAEVVKLFPGDVVGSKFIKAIRGPMPNVKIMVTGGVQPTAESINEWFGAGAYAVGLGSNLFPKDVIADGNYAWIEQKVAESIALVTKFREAS comes from the coding sequence ATGGATAAGGAAACAACATTAAAACTATTAAATCAGGTGGGCGTTTTGCCCCTGTTTTATCATAGTGACATAGAAATTGCCAAAGAGGTGATCAACGCCAGTTACAGGGGCGGCGCCCGGGCATTTGAATTCACGAATCGTGGTGAGAACGCATTTACCGTATTCAATGAACTGGTTGCTTACACAAAAGAAAGCCTTCCGGGGCTGTCTATGGGCATCGGCACGATTTACGATGCAGAAACTGCGCAAAAATTCATTGATGCAGGAACGGACTTTGTCGTAACGCCCTGCCTTAACCCGGCTGTGGGTTATGCGTGTGCAAAAGCCAACATTCCCTGGATTCCAGGGGTGTCCACATTAACAGAGATTTACAATGCTCAGCAAGCCGGGGCCGAAGTGGTGAAGCTCTTTCCAGGCGATGTGGTAGGCTCCAAATTTATCAAAGCCATCCGCGGGCCTATGCCGAATGTTAAAATTATGGTCACAGGCGGTGTGCAGCCTACTGCCGAGAGCATTAACGAATGGTTCGGGGCAGGTGCGTATGCAGTTGGATTAGGGTCAAATCTGTTTCCAAAGGACGTTATCGCCGATGGTAACTATGCCTGGATCGAGCAGAAAGTGGCTGAGAGCATTGCATTGGTTACCAAATTCCGGGAAGCCAGTTAA